Proteins encoded by one window of Lacipirellulaceae bacterium:
- a CDS encoding outer membrane beta-barrel protein produces MKIRTWIVGIAALAMSGNAAVAQTGATAWSYDNNVKAVGCCEASCGCDDGCCDSCCDDGCCGDACCGDACCGDGVGCGSGICGSGIGAGLAGFTLAGLVGLDDSGLDFGGWTQIGWHDNNTPLSQAFDDTLAFNDLPDQVNLHQQWFYLGKAADGSNGLDWGFRADVMYGTDAQKTQAFGNPGAGTRGFGTFDASLDHGEYGWAIPQLYGELAMGDFSVIVGHFYTLVGYEVVTAPDNFFYSHALTMFNSEPFTHTGVLTTYSGFDGITLYNGWTLGWDTGFDNTNSGNNYLGGFGIDLTDNIGLTYITTYGNFGARDGGQDDSYSHSVVIDVNLTDRLNYVFQTDLVGIDPIDDNGNAVGSNDQLGINQYLFYSLNDVVSLGGRMEWWKSDGTSYYSATSGVNVKLLDNLVFRPEYRETWAPGLDIDEDVVGMDMILTY; encoded by the coding sequence GTGAAGATTCGGACATGGATTGTCGGAATTGCAGCCCTCGCCATGAGCGGGAATGCGGCTGTAGCTCAGACAGGGGCGACCGCTTGGTCGTATGACAACAATGTAAAGGCCGTCGGCTGCTGCGAAGCAAGCTGCGGCTGTGACGACGGTTGCTGCGATTCCTGCTGCGACGACGGTTGCTGCGGTGACGCCTGCTGTGGCGATGCTTGCTGCGGTGACGGAGTTGGATGTGGAAGCGGAATTTGCGGCAGTGGTATCGGAGCTGGTCTCGCTGGATTCACTCTAGCAGGACTCGTCGGTCTTGATGATTCTGGCCTCGACTTCGGCGGCTGGACTCAAATCGGTTGGCATGATAACAACACGCCACTCTCTCAAGCGTTTGACGACACCCTGGCGTTCAACGACCTGCCAGACCAAGTGAACCTGCACCAACAATGGTTTTACTTGGGCAAAGCAGCAGACGGCAGCAACGGCCTCGACTGGGGTTTCCGTGCGGACGTCATGTATGGTACCGATGCTCAGAAGACTCAAGCCTTCGGTAACCCAGGTGCCGGAACTCGTGGCTTTGGTACGTTCGACGCTTCGCTTGATCACGGCGAATACGGCTGGGCGATTCCTCAGTTGTACGGTGAATTGGCCATGGGCGACTTCTCCGTCATCGTTGGTCACTTCTACACGCTTGTTGGTTACGAAGTCGTCACCGCTCCGGACAACTTCTTCTACAGCCACGCGTTGACCATGTTCAACAGCGAGCCGTTTACCCACACCGGTGTTCTCACCACGTACAGCGGATTCGATGGAATCACCCTGTACAACGGTTGGACCCTCGGTTGGGACACTGGTTTCGATAACACCAACAGCGGTAACAACTACCTTGGTGGTTTCGGTATCGACCTGACCGACAACATTGGCTTGACCTACATCACCACTTACGGCAACTTCGGTGCTCGTGACGGTGGTCAAGACGATAGCTACTCACACAGCGTCGTGATCGATGTCAACCTGACCGATCGCTTGAACTACGTCTTCCAAACGGACCTCGTAGGCATCGACCCGATCGATGACAATGGCAATGCCGTTGGTAGCAACGACCAACTTGGCATCAACCAATACCTGTTCTACTCGCTCAACGATGTCGTCAGCCTTGGCGGTCGCATGGAGTGGTGGAAGAGCGACGGAACTTCGTACTACTCGGCTACCAGTGGCGTGAACGTCAAATTGCTCGACAACTTGGTCTTCCGTCCTGAGTACCGCGAAACGTGGGCTCCAGGTCTGGACATCGACGAAGACGTCGTCGGCATGGACATGATCCTGACGTACTAG
- a CDS encoding YiiX/YebB-like N1pC/P60 family cysteine hydrolase — protein MAKPGRKLVCDSHAATVLEIASYLEELKDRALSQPDTEAAVERGYLTPNEELAMRQLQASYWQCRNALFEIILALDPGDIDPSQETDPEQAANFLTAFTAAGVLIDAAIFLRNRYHQATAIRKKLDEPDPTLGVPAGIYETVQHSLTKPSNAWRMLQARRNYLASRAKLTEILSAEDYAPLFKIADRLSRRLRPTFATYLKTRVRVWGRFFANLFRRDLIGQGLFHVQKYVSELMADVSVKPGHRPCVPEEIRQQLIEHLQPGDVFVVRKEFAITNYFLPGYWPHAALYLGCREDLSKIAVEADPGFAERTELFDNCREDAPRPHGLRVLEAMKDGVLIRSVDSPLASDSVVILRPQLSQEQIAEGFCRAIVHEGKPYDFDFDFTCSHRMVCTEVVYRAYDGLGDMRFQLERHAGRMALGAQGLIEMGIAENGFSVVAVYSPDDSTEVLLGESASEILRRRSSVASSSSRTDNPSA, from the coding sequence ATGGCGAAGCCAGGACGAAAACTTGTATGCGATTCTCATGCCGCAACCGTCCTTGAGATTGCCTCCTATCTCGAAGAGCTCAAGGACCGTGCACTCAGCCAGCCCGATACTGAAGCCGCGGTTGAGCGTGGCTATCTCACACCGAACGAAGAACTGGCGATGCGGCAATTGCAGGCCAGTTATTGGCAATGCCGTAACGCACTGTTTGAAATCATTCTCGCTCTTGATCCGGGGGATATCGATCCGTCTCAAGAGACCGACCCTGAGCAAGCAGCCAACTTTCTCACCGCGTTTACTGCCGCTGGCGTTCTGATCGATGCGGCGATCTTCCTTCGCAATCGTTATCACCAAGCAACCGCGATCCGGAAGAAACTCGACGAGCCTGATCCGACCCTCGGCGTGCCCGCAGGAATATACGAGACCGTGCAACATTCGCTCACCAAGCCCAGCAACGCTTGGCGGATGCTCCAGGCGCGACGTAACTACCTAGCAAGCCGCGCGAAGCTTACCGAGATACTTTCTGCTGAGGATTATGCTCCGTTATTCAAAATCGCTGATCGCTTATCAAGGCGGTTACGACCAACCTTTGCCACCTACCTGAAAACACGCGTTCGCGTCTGGGGCCGCTTTTTTGCGAACCTATTCCGACGAGACCTCATCGGCCAAGGGCTATTTCACGTGCAGAAGTACGTGTCGGAGTTGATGGCCGACGTTTCAGTCAAGCCCGGACATCGGCCTTGCGTACCCGAGGAAATCCGCCAGCAGTTGATTGAGCATCTGCAGCCAGGGGATGTCTTCGTTGTGCGCAAAGAGTTCGCGATCACGAATTACTTCCTTCCCGGCTACTGGCCTCACGCGGCTTTGTATCTAGGTTGTCGAGAAGATTTGAGTAAGATCGCGGTCGAGGCCGACCCAGGTTTTGCAGAACGCACCGAACTGTTCGATAATTGCCGTGAAGACGCACCTCGGCCACATGGACTCCGTGTCCTCGAAGCGATGAAAGACGGGGTGCTGATCCGGTCAGTCGATTCTCCGTTAGCTAGCGATTCGGTTGTGATTCTTCGTCCCCAACTCTCGCAAGAACAGATCGCCGAAGGGTTCTGCAGGGCGATCGTCCACGAGGGGAAACCCTACGACTTCGATTTCGACTTTACCTGCTCGCACCGGATGGTGTGCACTGAAGTCGTTTACCGCGCTTATGATGGGCTTGGTGATATGAGATTCCAGCTCGAGCGACACGCGGGCCGGATGGCTTTAGGCGCCCAGGGGCTGATCGAGATGGGAATCGCCGAGAACGGCTTCTCAGTCGTCGCCGTTTATTCACCTGATGACTCAACAGAAGTTCTCCTCGGGGAATCAGCTAGCGAGATTCTCCGCCGCAGGTCTTCGGTCGCGTCATCTTCTTCGCGAACGGACAACCCCAGTGCCTGA
- the pyrE gene encoding orotate phosphoribosyltransferase has product MSDALKYNKQQLIELVRDRALQFGEFTLASGKKASYYLDCRKAVLTAEGSRLVGAGMLELMGDDLPPLVGGMAIGADPITAAILTLAGVKGTPLRGIMVRKESKQHGTGKFVEGPYESGEEVVIVEDVVTTGGSSLLAIERCEAVGLKVSRVLAIVDRMEGGREAFAAKGYELTTLLTIEDFGIAPPNAS; this is encoded by the coding sequence ATGTCAGACGCACTTAAGTACAACAAGCAACAACTCATCGAACTCGTCCGTGATCGTGCCCTGCAATTTGGTGAGTTCACGCTCGCCTCGGGTAAGAAAGCGAGTTACTACCTTGATTGCCGTAAGGCGGTTTTGACGGCCGAGGGCTCGCGGCTGGTGGGGGCAGGGATGCTTGAGCTTATGGGCGACGACTTGCCGCCCTTGGTCGGGGGGATGGCAATCGGGGCTGATCCCATCACCGCAGCGATTCTTACACTCGCTGGTGTGAAGGGGACGCCGCTTCGCGGCATCATGGTTCGCAAGGAATCGAAACAGCATGGCACCGGAAAATTCGTTGAAGGCCCCTACGAGTCGGGTGAAGAAGTGGTGATCGTCGAGGACGTGGTCACTACCGGTGGCTCTTCGCTGCTAGCAATCGAGCGCTGCGAGGCAGTCGGACTGAAAGTCAGCCGTGTGCTGGCCATCGTTGATCGCATGGAAGGGGGTCGTGAAGCATTTGCCGCAAAGGGATATGAGCTAACGACGCTCTTAACCATCGAAGATTTCGGCATCGCCCCGCCAAACGCGAGTTGA